A section of the Thermovirga sp. genome encodes:
- a CDS encoding NAD-dependent epimerase/dehydratase family protein — MMDRVIAAYGQEEGLQYTLFRPFNWIGPRLDTFKDAEERKARSITQILYDVIHGRGVSLVGGGRQRRSFTWIGDGVEALEAIIRNEKGRADGEIFNIGNPQNNASIKELALLIIKLLEPHPKYGPLAQRANLTEIDSRDYYGKGYEDVLDRVPSVAKANRLLGWEPRTTLEEAVRKTIESTLDENGL, encoded by the coding sequence ATGATGGACCGGGTGATTGCGGCTTATGGACAGGAGGAGGGCCTGCAATACACCCTTTTCCGCCCCTTCAACTGGATCGGACCTCGACTGGACACCTTCAAGGACGCCGAGGAGAGGAAGGCCCGTTCGATCACCCAGATCCTCTACGATGTGATCCATGGAAGGGGAGTTTCCCTTGTGGGAGGCGGCCGCCAGAGGAGAAGTTTCACCTGGATAGGCGACGGCGTCGAGGCCCTCGAAGCCATCATCAGGAATGAAAAGGGCCGTGCCGACGGCGAGATCTTCAACATCGGCAACCCTCAAAACAATGCGTCCATCAAGGAACTGGCCCTCCTGATCATCAAGTTGCTGGAACCGCACCCGAAATACGGCCCGCTGGCGCAAAGGGCGAACCTGACAGAGATAGACTCCAGGGACTACTACGGCAAGGGGTACGAGGACGTGCTCGACAGGGTGCCATCGGTGGCCAAGGCCAACCGGCTCCTCGGCTGGGAGCCCAGGACCACCCTGGAAGAAGCCGTGAGGAAGACCATCGAATCGACGTTGGACGAGAACGGGCTATGA